From the Sphingomonas aliaeris genome, one window contains:
- a CDS encoding exodeoxyribonuclease III yields the protein MAQPLKIVSWNINSVRFRIEIVERFLREVCPDILCLQETKVIDGDFPAAPFRALGYDQILLHGQKMHHGVAILSRIPLVEDDRYDWQANMEARHVGVRLPNGVRLDNVYVPAGGDIPDRDANPKFGQKLDFIDRMTDWSTNLTTPTIITGDFNIAPLESDVWSHKQLLNTVSHTAIEIEALNRFKQSNDWVDLGRHFHPAPARLHTWWSYRSPDYTANDRGRRLDHMWATADVAAQAVSHTVFEDCRSWLKPSDHIPIMTEFAF from the coding sequence ATGGCGCAGCCGCTCAAGATCGTTTCCTGGAACATCAATTCCGTCCGTTTCCGCATCGAGATCGTCGAACGGTTCCTGCGCGAAGTCTGTCCGGACATATTATGTCTGCAGGAAACCAAGGTGATCGACGGCGATTTCCCCGCGGCACCGTTCCGCGCATTGGGATACGACCAGATCCTGCTCCACGGTCAAAAGATGCATCACGGCGTCGCGATCCTGTCACGCATTCCGCTGGTCGAGGACGACCGGTACGACTGGCAGGCGAATATGGAGGCGCGGCATGTCGGCGTGCGGCTGCCGAACGGCGTTCGGCTGGACAATGTCTATGTGCCCGCGGGCGGTGACATTCCGGACCGCGACGCCAATCCGAAATTCGGCCAGAAACTGGATTTCATAGATCGGATGACCGATTGGTCGACGAACCTGACCACGCCTACGATCATCACCGGCGACTTCAACATCGCCCCGCTCGAATCCGACGTGTGGAGCCACAAGCAATTGCTCAATACGGTCAGCCATACCGCGATCGAGATCGAGGCCCTCAACCGCTTCAAACAGTCGAACGACTGGGTCGATCTGGGGCGGCATTTTCACCCCGCCCCGGCACGACTGCATACATGGTGGAGTTATCGCTCGCCGGATTATACTGCGAACGATCGGGGCCGCAGGCTGGATCATATGTGGGCGACCGCGGATGTCGCCGCACAGGCGGTGTCGCACACGGTTTTCGAAGATTGCCGGTCTTGGCTGAAACCATCGGACCACATTCCGATCATGACCGAGTTCGCATTTTGA
- a CDS encoding LolA family protein codes for MNFRYIAALAVAPVLVAAIAPGDLGLVQSHLQAVQSMTASFTQTDRVGKVLTGTLTLKKPGKIRFQYEKGVPILIVGDGKALWFLDYSVGQKQRWPIGNSPLGVLLDPTRDMTKVARVVPGNDPRIISVEAADPKHPEYGRITLVFARNASAPGGLMLQGWVALDAQNNRTTLRLTNQQFNAPISDGTFRFNDPRRNSGPRR; via the coding sequence GTGAACTTCCGCTACATCGCCGCCCTTGCCGTCGCGCCCGTCCTGGTTGCCGCGATCGCACCGGGCGATCTCGGGCTCGTCCAGTCTCATTTGCAAGCGGTCCAGAGCATGACCGCCAGTTTCACGCAGACCGATAGGGTGGGCAAGGTGCTCACCGGCACGCTGACGCTGAAGAAGCCGGGCAAGATCCGCTTTCAGTATGAAAAGGGCGTGCCGATCCTGATCGTCGGTGACGGCAAGGCGTTGTGGTTCCTGGATTATTCTGTCGGCCAGAAACAGCGCTGGCCGATCGGCAATTCCCCGCTCGGCGTTCTGCTGGATCCGACGCGCGACATGACGAAGGTCGCGCGGGTCGTGCCGGGTAACGATCCGCGTATCATCTCGGTCGAGGCGGCCGATCCGAAGCATCCCGAATATGGCCGCATCACGCTTGTGTTCGCGCGCAATGCATCCGCGCCGGGTGGCTTGATGCTGCAAGGCTGGGTCGCACTCGATGCGCAGAACAACCGGACGACGCTACGGCTCACGAATCAGCAATTTAACGCACCGATCAGCGACGGAACGTTCCGCTTCAACGATCCGCGGCGGAATTCCGGTCCCAGACGCTAA